The following nucleotide sequence is from Hevea brasiliensis isolate MT/VB/25A 57/8 chromosome 7, ASM3005281v1, whole genome shotgun sequence.
AAAAAATTGTCCCTATGATTAGCTTAGAGATGATATATACTATTGGGGACAACATTTGAAGAGGATTCATAAATAAATTAGTCCTATATTATCCTTTATTATAGTGGTGCCAAATTGCAATCTAGATATTCTTAATTACCTATTTTGTTTATAACTATGCATATAAGCATTGATTGCCAAAGAAAAAACCGTTTAACACAAGTTGGTCCTTTAAAATTCTTATAATTAGTTGGAAGGATGTTTGAGCTTCCCATGTTAGGCTTGTACTTATGTCCTCAACCCTTCTCAACATGGCCTATTTGCAAAAAATAATAACCTAAAATCCAAATCtaaatattgaaaatttcaacttctttttctaaactcttattgtttaattttttataattgagCTTACAAACTTTTTAATTGAgacattgaatatttatttagtGACATGTGTGTGCGgtgtataaataataaaaaagactataattcttaaaaaaaaaaaacacctagATAACACTAATTCTTTAATTACCTTTTGGTAATTTATTTTAGTCATTCGAATCCGTTAATTTgggtatttattatttttaattgttttccaattgtaTTGTTTGAATTCTTCTTCACTACagttagaatatatatatatatatatatatatatatatatatatatatatatatatatatatatatatataattgggaAGTTGGATTGTATTTGCAATAAACAAAATGATGATATGATAATATCTTAGTTGGATTGGCTATGCACTAACAATATCTGTATTTGATTATTTCTGGTCCACAACTACTACTATAATATTTAATGCCAATTTGGGATATTCAATTGAAGTAATTAAGTAGAGGAATCTTTGAGCTAAGCACATTAATTTTTAGACATGCTACTAATAAGCTAGTTTCCAATAACGTGCAATCGCTAAATTAAGTAAATtgaagcataaatctaaaaaatgcaaaagatttttttttttaatttctatgaTATTAATTATTCTAAGTCAGCTCTTAAAGTTAATTGACCTGATCTACTCTTATTactattaataattaattcatattaacaAAAATGATAGCTTTGTCAGAGATACCCCGTCAATGGTCTCAGCTTAACTATAAAAGCTTGAGTTATATACTTGCAATCCATACGCAGGGTTTAGTGTTTAACAACTTATTCCGACATTGATTTGCTACTCATTTAGAGACAATTAATGGCTATCCAAAAGCTTCTTTGGGCTTTGTTTTCTCAATTGGTTCTCCTTCTTTTGTTCTTAGATTTCACTAATGCATGGGGTTTGCAGCTTGGGTTCTACAGGAGGAGTTGCCCTAACGTAGAGAAAATTGTCCATACAACTCTTCACAAATACATTTCGAGAGATCTCACTCTTGCTGCTCCACTGTTGAGAATGCATTTCCATGATTGTTTTGTCAGGGTAAGTTTCTTCAATGCTTTTTATCACCTTAATTGCTATTAGTCTAGCATATATCGTGATCCAGTGCGAGTGCGTGTCTCATAATGCAGAGAATTTAACCAAGTGTTCATATCCTAATTAATATGTCTTCTTTGATCAAAATCAACATACATATAGAGCTAACATGAATTTTTAGCGGTTTGaactataaaatatattattttgatCTTATTTTGCATGACAATACAATCAATTTCCCTCTCAAGCGCGCgcgcacatatatatatatagcaaatTTTAAGCGATTGTGGTAGAGTTTAACAAGCtccatgcttttttttttttttttgcagggaTGTGATGGTTCTGTGCTATTAAATTCTAGGAACTGTAACCTAGCCGAGAAAGATGCAATCCCAAATCAAACCTTAAGAGGGTTCCAAGTAATTGATGCTGTGAAATCAGCACTAGAAAAGAAATGCCCTGGTGTGGTTTCTTGTGCTGATACCTTAGCCTTAGTAGCTCGAGATGCAGTTTCAATGGtatttaattatatatcataAAAATCCAATATATAATTTTCCCATACATTAAGCTTCCAACCATAGATACTCTTACGCTTAATGAAatgattaatttttctttcagATTGGAGGACCATTTTGGGATGTTAAAACTGGACGCAGAGATGGAAGAGTGTCAATTGCCTCAGAGGCTTTAACACAATTGCCATCTCCCTTCGCTAACATAAGCCAGCTTAAAGAAAATTTTGCTGCCAAGGGTTTAAGCGTTAAGGACCTTGTGGTTCTATCAGGTGactgattattatttttttttcttggagATTGGCTCTAACTGGATTCGAACTAAGAAACCTTACAAAGACGATTTCAATACTATTGAGAAAAAattgaatgattttttttttatttgataacaATGTGTTGCTATAAGATCAATAacaaaaatttcattaaattatctATGTTTGCAGGAG
It contains:
- the LOC110633659 gene encoding peroxidase 27-like, with protein sequence MAIQKLLWALFSQLVLLLLFLDFTNAWGLQLGFYRRSCPNVEKIVHTTLHKYISRDLTLAAPLLRMHFHDCFVRGCDGSVLLNSRNCNLAEKDAIPNQTLRGFQVIDAVKSALEKKCPGVVSCADTLALVARDAVSMIGGPFWDVKTGRRDGRVSIASEALTQLPSPFANISQLKENFAAKGLSVKDLVVLSGGHTIGIGHCFIITNRLYNFTGKGDTDPSLDPKYAAALKKKCKPGGDIKAVAEMDPGSFKTFDEDYYTIVAKRRGLFQSDAALLDDVETRAYVQRQSLTHGLNFAHDFADSMIKLGYVGVLTGRRGEIRKRCAFVN